GTGATTGTTATGCGCGCTATCTTGTGCGTATGGAAGAGATGATAGAATCCCTCCATATTATTGAGGCGGCAATTGAGAACATGCCGAGTGGTCCGGTTAATGTAGATGTCAACGAAAAGATGACAATCCCAGATAAGACTGCTGTTTATCGCAGTATTGAAGGATTGATTCAACATTTTGAGTTATTCATGTGGAATCGGAGATGGGAGACACCGGTAGAGGAAGTCTATGGTGCTAATGAGACAGCGAATGGTGAGCTGGGTTTCTACATTGTGGCTGACGGCAGCGGTCGCCCCTGGCGTGCTCGGACCCGGCCGCCCTCTTTCATCCATTTTGCCATTTTCCCCCACCTAATCGAAGGACATCTGATCTCAGATGTGCCCGCCGTCCTGGGTAGCTTAAACATAATTGCTGCAGAGTTAGATCGTTAGTTTTTTGCCTTCCATTACTCTTGTGGGATGATAGGAAATAGCCAGCAGGAGATATATATGACAATCCTGACACAAGAGTTGAGAGACAAGATACTATCTTATGTCCCTAAATATCCGAACAAGCGGGCTGTGACATTGCCAGCGCTACATATTGTTCATGATGCTCTCCGTCATGTTCCTCATGAAGCGATAGTGGAGATCGCAGAACTACTGGAGCTACACCCGTCCGAAGTATATGACACGATGACTTTCTACGAATTTTTCAAAGGTGAAGGAGAGCGATTAGGAAAGACCCGTTTGTGGATATGTCGGGGCTTGGCATGTATGCTACGTGGAGCTTACGAACTGATTGAGCAGGCTGAACAATACTTGGGTATTCGATGCGGCCAAACAACCCCGGATGGCCAAGTAACATTGGAATTTGCAGAATGTATAGGTGCTTGCGATGGTGCTCCCGCTTGCTTGCGAAATGATGTACACGTAATGAACATGAATGTAGAAAAATTGAATAATTTATTGAGAGAATTGAAAAATTTGTAGCCATATTAGTGCATTTGGAATACTCTATCATAAAGTTAGTCATAGCTATGGTTTCTACTATGAATTATGAGCCTGTATTATTGGCCCGCATCAACAAGCCTCGAAGCCAACAATTGGAAGGGTACCGCCAGGACGGCGGTTACGAGACATTCGCTCGGGTGTTGCGCGAGATGAAGCCAGAGGAGGTGGTAGCCCGAGTCAAGGAATCTGGCTTGCGCGGACGAGGCGGCGCTGGCTTTCCAACGGGTATCAAATGGGCCTTCTTGCCCAAAAACCATCCCGGTCCTGTCTACTTGGCAGTCAACGCTGATGAATCTGAACCATGTACATACAACAATCGCATTCTCATGGAAAAGGATCCACATCAAGTGTTGGAAGGTGTATTAATTAGTAGCTATGCAATTCAAGCACGTGTTGCTTTTTTCTACATCAGATATGAATACGGAGATGCGTACAGGATTCTTCACGAATCCATAGATGAATTATACCAATCCGGTCTTTTGGGTCAAAATATTCTAAACAGTGGATATAGTTTGGATATTGTCTTGCATCGTGGTGCAGGGGCTTATATTTGCGGCGAGGAAACGGGATTGATCGAATCGCTGGAGGGAAAACGGGCTTGGCCTCGAATCAAGCCGCCATTTCCTGCTGTAGAGGGGGCGTTTCGTAAGCCGACGATTGTCAACAACGTTGAAACACTGGCCTGCGTGACGCAGATCATGCGGCGGGGGGTCGAGTGGTTTCGCTCCCTAGGAGTGCCACCGGATCCCAAGAATCCCCGTGACCTCGGTAGTTACGGACCGAAGCTCTATACGCTCGCAGGTCATGTGAATGAACCTAAGTGTGTGGAACTGCCTATGGGAGTTACTGTACGTGAACTGGTAGAAAGATATGGTGGCGGAGTGTGGAAAGGACGTAAGGCAAAAGCAGTTAATCCCGGTGGTATTTCTATGGGTTTTTTACGCTGTGATCTTCCATTGAAGAATGGCGAAGGTACAGAATACGACATTCCTTTGGACTTCAACGGTCCCGGCCGCGCCGGTTGCTTGGGATTGGGGACGGGGGCCGTCACTGTCATCGATGACCAAACGAGCATGATTGACGTCGTGCACAATGTCTGTCAGTTCTTCAGTCATGAGAGTTGTGGTCAATGTACACCCTGTCGGGAAGGGACGGGATGGATGCTGAAGATCATGGAACGGTTGCGTCGGGGCCGCGGCCGGCGAGAAGACTTGGATATTCTCTTGGATGTAGCCGAAAGAATTGGGATCATACCAGGGACGACGATCTGTGGCCTGGCGGATGGCGCTGGCTGGCCAGTCAAGACGGCGATCCGCAAGTTCCGGGATGAGTTCGAGGCAGCGATCCGAGAAGGAAAGGTGAGCCGGTATGTCCGTCCGCTGGAGGTCGTCGCCACGCATTGAAGTGGAAGGGCATCAGTAGCGACGGAAACAACGTCGCGGGAGGGCGCCATGAAACCCGGAGTGAAAGGGGCGTTGAATGTGGGGGGAGTTGTCCTGGGAGTGATGTTGATTTTGTCCGCTGGCTGTCACAAGTCCAAACCGAAGCCTCCCGACACTCCACCGCCGCCTGCGGTCTCAGCCCACAACGATTCCCAGGACGCCGCAGCGAAGAAGGCCGGATCAGGGGATGAAACACCAGGCGGTGGCCTCATTTACCCGGCAGGAGGTGTTGGAATTGTCACTCCCGGCGTGATTGGTGGCGGAGGTGGAGGTGCCATCCAGGCGGTCCGCAAAGCAGCGCGGCGCACCCAGGCTCGCAATGAATTGCATAACTTGGGCCTGCTCATCGAGCAGATGCGAGATCCATTCGGCAAAATGCCCACG
The Thermogemmata fonticola genome window above contains:
- a CDS encoding NADH-quinone oxidoreductase subunit NuoE family protein, yielding MTILTQELRDKILSYVPKYPNKRAVTLPALHIVHDALRHVPHEAIVEIAELLELHPSEVYDTMTFYEFFKGEGERLGKTRLWICRGLACMLRGAYELIEQAEQYLGIRCGQTTPDGQVTLEFAECIGACDGAPACLRNDVHVMNMNVEKLNNLLRELKNL
- the nuoF gene encoding NADH-quinone oxidoreductase subunit NuoF, producing the protein MNYEPVLLARINKPRSQQLEGYRQDGGYETFARVLREMKPEEVVARVKESGLRGRGGAGFPTGIKWAFLPKNHPGPVYLAVNADESEPCTYNNRILMEKDPHQVLEGVLISSYAIQARVAFFYIRYEYGDAYRILHESIDELYQSGLLGQNILNSGYSLDIVLHRGAGAYICGEETGLIESLEGKRAWPRIKPPFPAVEGAFRKPTIVNNVETLACVTQIMRRGVEWFRSLGVPPDPKNPRDLGSYGPKLYTLAGHVNEPKCVELPMGVTVRELVERYGGGVWKGRKAKAVNPGGISMGFLRCDLPLKNGEGTEYDIPLDFNGPGRAGCLGLGTGAVTVIDDQTSMIDVVHNVCQFFSHESCGQCTPCREGTGWMLKIMERLRRGRGRREDLDILLDVAERIGIIPGTTICGLADGAGWPVKTAIRKFRDEFEAAIREGKVSRYVRPLEVVATH